From Cheilinus undulatus linkage group 18, ASM1832078v1, whole genome shotgun sequence, the proteins below share one genomic window:
- the LOC121526538 gene encoding bcl-2-modifying factor-like, translating into MDDEEDDVFEPDPHCWRTTFQEIKCEDRGTQTPGPALAPDNGMLPWGVAEEPRPLFYGNAGFRLHFPANFELVGDQDQEGRRRESEQQHSRMELPQQQPASRSLEACIGQKLQQIGDQFHREHLQLYHRNQRNQWPLWWRLGAALLSLLFDRGFIAGGGGAGQR; encoded by the exons ATGGACGATGAGGAGGATGATGTGTTTGAGCCAGACCCCCACTGCTGGCGCACCACATTCCAGGAGATAAAGTGTGAAGACCGGGGCACGCAGACACCTGGCCCGGCCCTGGCACCCGACAACGGCATGCTGCCCTGGGGAGTCGCAGAGGAGCCAAGACCACTCTTCTACG GCAACGCAGGCTTTCGATTGCACTTCCCGGCAAACTTTGAGCTTGTTGGGGATCAGGATCAGGAAGGGAGGCGACGAGAAAGTGAACAGCAGCACAGCAGGATGGAGCTACCGCAGCAGCAACCTGCATCCCGCAGCTTGGAGGCCTGCATTGGGCAGAAACTTCAGCAGATAGGAGACCAGTTTCACAGGGAACATCTACAACTG taTCATCGAAACCAAAGGAACCAGTGGCCTCTGTGGTGGCGTCTGGGTGCAGCTCTGCTCAGCCTTCTCTTTGACAGGGGCTTCATCgctggaggaggtggagcgGGACAGAGGTGA